From a region of the Chitinophaga caseinilytica genome:
- a CDS encoding TPM domain-containing protein: protein MRHAERLTSGEIRLFVESHCEYVDPMDRAREAFLSLGMEKTKQRNGVLLYIALRDHQFAILGDQGIHDKVGDDFWKHEADILRHHFSGQRIVEGIEVCVKEIGESLLQHFPYESGDANELPDDIVFGK from the coding sequence ATCCGCCACGCCGAAAGGCTCACCTCCGGCGAAATCCGCCTGTTCGTGGAAAGCCATTGCGAGTATGTGGACCCCATGGACCGCGCCCGCGAAGCATTCCTCTCCCTCGGTATGGAAAAAACTAAACAACGCAACGGCGTCCTCCTCTACATCGCCCTCCGCGATCACCAGTTCGCTATCCTCGGCGATCAGGGCATTCATGATAAAGTGGGCGACGACTTCTGGAAACACGAAGCCGACATCCTCCGCCACCACTTTTCAGGCCAGCGCATCGTAGAAGGCATCGAAGTTTGCGTGAAGGAAATCGGGGAATCGCTCCTGCAGCACTTCCCCTACGAATCCGGCGACGCCAACGAACTGCCGGACGATATTGTTTTTGGAAAGTAG
- a CDS encoding LemA family protein, with translation MKTGIIVIILLVLLGFFGCSKYNGMVKSDETVKKAWGNVETQYQRRADLIDNLVSTVKGSANFEQETLTKVIEARSKASSVQVNADDLTPENIAKFQQAQSELGGALSRLLVTVEQYPQLRTTEQFQTLMAQLEGTENRIAVARNDFNTAVNDFNSSIRTFPSNVIAGIGGFKEKGYFKAAEGSDKAPKVQF, from the coding sequence ATGAAAACTGGAATCATTGTGATCATTCTCCTGGTATTGCTGGGCTTTTTTGGTTGCAGCAAGTACAATGGAATGGTAAAGAGCGACGAAACGGTGAAAAAGGCCTGGGGTAACGTAGAAACCCAGTACCAGCGCCGGGCCGATCTGATCGATAACCTGGTAAGCACCGTGAAAGGCTCCGCCAATTTCGAACAGGAAACCCTTACCAAAGTGATCGAAGCCCGCTCCAAAGCGTCTTCCGTTCAGGTAAACGCAGACGATCTCACCCCCGAGAACATCGCGAAATTCCAGCAGGCGCAAAGCGAACTGGGCGGCGCGCTCAGCCGTTTGCTCGTTACGGTTGAACAATACCCTCAACTCCGCACCACCGAACAGTTCCAAACCCTCATGGCCCAGCTCGAAGGCACGGAAAACCGGATCGCGGTAGCCAGGAACGACTTCAATACCGCTGTTAACGACTTCAACAGCAGCATCCGCACCTTCCCCAGCAACGTCATCGCCGGCATCGGCGGGTTCAAGGAGAAAGGTTACTTCAAGGCGGCCGAAGGCTCCGACAAGGCGCCTAAAGTGCAATTCTAA
- a CDS encoding response regulator has protein sequence MSAQHIHILYIDDEIHNLNAFKASFRRIYTVQTAESAEEAYKLLEDHEFHIIISDQRMPKMTGIEFFESILNKYPEPIRVLLTGYADINAVIDAINKGQVYKYFSKPWNEDELRHNIEKAYEVYALRKENRELTEKLLSVNEQLEFLLRQKLIS, from the coding sequence ATGAGTGCACAACATATTCACATCCTCTATATAGATGATGAGATTCACAATCTGAATGCTTTTAAAGCCTCTTTCAGAAGAATTTATACGGTGCAGACCGCAGAATCAGCCGAAGAGGCTTACAAGTTGCTGGAAGACCACGAGTTTCACATTATCATTTCGGACCAGAGAATGCCCAAAATGACGGGGATCGAATTTTTCGAATCCATTCTCAACAAATACCCCGAGCCCATCCGGGTCTTGCTCACGGGGTACGCGGATATCAATGCCGTGATCGACGCGATCAACAAGGGACAGGTATATAAATACTTCTCCAAGCCCTGGAACGAGGACGAGCTTCGCCACAACATCGAGAAGGCATATGAAGTGTACGCCCTCCGTAAAGAGAACCGGGAATTGACGGAGAAACTCCTGAGCGTCAACGAGCAACTCGAGTTTTTGCTGCGGCAAAAGCTCATTTCCTGA
- a CDS encoding dipeptidase — MQVWKDYQAQHKDRFLNELLELLRIPSVSADSRHNEDTKNCAEAVKQRLVEAGADKVEVCPTAGHPIVYGEKIIDPKLPTVLVYGHYDVQPPDPLNLWDSPPFEPVIKDGKIFARGSADDKGQFYMHVKAFETMFNTNTLPCNVKFMIEGEEEVGSGNLGKFLSENKDRLKADVVLISDTAMISLDTPSLDTGLRGLAYMEVEVTGPNRDLHSGVYGGAVANPATILAKMIASLHDENNHITIPGFYDGVVELTDEERKALNSAPFDEADYKKDLGVDELWGEKGYSTFERTGTRPTCEVNGIWGGYTGEGAKTVLPSQAFAKISMRLVPGQDWEKISDLFAKHFVAIAPKSVRVKVTPHHGGAPYVTPTDSIAFKAASEAINATFGKQPIPVRGGGSIPIVALFEKILGLKTVLMGFGLDSDNLHSPNEKYGLDNYYKGIETIPYFHKYFAELSGK, encoded by the coding sequence ATGCAAGTTTGGAAAGATTACCAGGCCCAGCACAAAGACCGTTTCCTGAACGAGTTGCTGGAACTGTTGAGGATCCCCTCCGTCAGCGCGGACTCCCGCCACAATGAAGACACGAAAAACTGCGCCGAAGCGGTAAAGCAAAGGCTGGTGGAAGCAGGTGCTGACAAAGTGGAGGTGTGCCCGACTGCCGGTCATCCGATTGTTTACGGCGAAAAGATCATCGACCCGAAACTCCCTACCGTACTCGTTTACGGCCACTACGACGTGCAGCCGCCCGACCCGCTGAACCTGTGGGACAGCCCGCCGTTCGAGCCCGTGATCAAAGACGGCAAGATTTTCGCGCGCGGATCGGCAGACGATAAAGGCCAGTTTTACATGCATGTGAAGGCGTTCGAGACCATGTTCAACACCAATACCCTCCCCTGCAACGTGAAATTCATGATCGAAGGCGAGGAGGAAGTGGGCTCCGGCAACCTCGGCAAATTCCTTTCTGAAAATAAAGACCGCCTGAAAGCGGACGTGGTACTGATTTCCGACACGGCCATGATCAGCCTCGACACGCCTTCCCTGGACACGGGGCTTCGTGGCCTGGCGTACATGGAAGTGGAAGTGACCGGCCCGAACCGCGACCTTCACTCCGGCGTATACGGCGGCGCGGTGGCCAACCCGGCTACCATCCTGGCGAAAATGATCGCTTCGCTGCACGACGAAAACAACCACATCACTATCCCTGGTTTTTACGACGGCGTGGTGGAACTGACCGACGAAGAGCGCAAAGCCCTCAACAGCGCGCCTTTCGACGAGGCAGACTATAAAAAGGACCTGGGCGTGGACGAGCTCTGGGGCGAGAAAGGCTATTCTACTTTCGAGCGCACCGGCACCCGGCCTACCTGCGAAGTGAACGGTATCTGGGGCGGTTACACCGGCGAAGGCGCCAAAACCGTATTGCCTTCCCAGGCGTTCGCGAAGATTTCCATGCGCCTGGTGCCCGGCCAGGACTGGGAAAAGATCTCCGACCTGTTTGCCAAACACTTCGTGGCCATCGCTCCGAAGTCCGTTAGAGTGAAGGTAACGCCCCACCATGGCGGCGCTCCCTACGTTACGCCCACGGATTCCATCGCTTTCAAAGCGGCGAGCGAGGCCATCAACGCCACTTTCGGCAAGCAGCCCATCCCCGTTCGCGGCGGCGGCTCCATTCCCATCGTGGCCCTGTTCGAGAAGATCCTCGGGCTGAAAACGGTGCTCATGGGCTTCGGGCTCGACAGCGACAACCTGCACTCCCCCAACGAGAAGTACGGGCTCGACAACTATTATAAAGGCATCGAAACCATCCCTTATTTCCACAAGTATTTTGCGGAACTGAGCGGTAAATAA
- a CDS encoding phosphoglycerate kinase, which translates to MSQFSQHNFKGQKAVVRVDFNVPLNDKLEITDDTRMQAAAPTVKKILADGGAVILMSHLGRPKDGPTDKYSLRHLVNHLIKLLDGATVKFAEDCIGEAAEKAADNLQMGEVLLLENLRFHKEEEKGDKGFAEKLAKLGDVYVNDAFGTAHRAHASTAVIAEFFPKEKKMFGLLMEAETASAEKVLHSAEKPFTAILGGAKVSDKILIIENLMSKANNIIIGGGMAYTFLKAQGKEIGNSLVENDKLDLANELLAKAKSLGVQLLIPEDSIAADKFAADANTQEVSNDNIPAGWMGLDIGKKSIAKFSEVIAASKTILWNGPMGVFEMPAFQGGTKAVAEAIVKATENGAFTLVGGGDSVAAVNQFGLADKVSYVSTGGGAMLEFFEGKVLPGIAAVRK; encoded by the coding sequence ATGAGCCAATTCTCCCAGCATAATTTCAAAGGCCAGAAAGCCGTAGTGCGCGTGGATTTCAACGTGCCCCTCAACGATAAGCTCGAAATCACGGACGACACCCGCATGCAGGCCGCCGCGCCCACCGTCAAGAAAATCCTCGCAGACGGCGGCGCCGTCATCCTCATGAGCCACCTCGGCCGCCCGAAAGACGGCCCCACCGATAAATATTCCCTCCGCCACCTGGTAAACCACCTCATCAAACTGCTCGATGGCGCTACCGTGAAATTCGCGGAAGACTGCATCGGCGAAGCCGCCGAAAAAGCCGCGGATAACCTCCAGATGGGTGAAGTCCTCCTCCTCGAAAACCTCCGTTTCCACAAGGAAGAAGAGAAAGGCGACAAGGGTTTTGCCGAAAAACTGGCCAAACTGGGCGATGTGTACGTGAACGACGCATTCGGTACCGCCCACCGCGCCCACGCCTCCACGGCCGTGATCGCCGAATTCTTCCCGAAAGAGAAGAAAATGTTCGGCCTCCTCATGGAAGCCGAAACCGCCAGCGCCGAAAAAGTGCTCCACAGCGCGGAAAAACCCTTCACCGCCATCCTCGGCGGCGCCAAGGTGTCCGACAAAATCCTCATCATCGAGAACCTCATGTCCAAAGCCAATAACATCATCATCGGCGGCGGCATGGCATACACTTTCCTCAAAGCCCAGGGCAAGGAAATCGGCAACTCCCTCGTGGAAAACGATAAACTCGACCTCGCCAACGAACTGCTCGCCAAAGCAAAATCCCTCGGCGTACAACTCCTCATCCCCGAAGATTCCATCGCGGCAGACAAGTTTGCGGCAGACGCCAACACCCAGGAAGTCTCCAACGACAATATCCCCGCCGGCTGGATGGGCCTCGATATCGGCAAAAAATCCATCGCGAAATTCAGCGAAGTGATCGCTGCCAGCAAAACCATCCTCTGGAACGGGCCCATGGGCGTGTTCGAAATGCCCGCCTTCCAGGGCGGCACCAAAGCCGTGGCAGAAGCCATCGTGAAAGCGACCGAAAACGGCGCGTTCACCCTCGTAGGCGGCGGCGACTCCGTAGCGGCGGTCAACCAGTTCGGCCTGGCCGACAAAGTAAGCTACGTATCCACCGGCGGCGGCGCCATGCTCGAATTCTTCGAAGGCAAGGTGCTCCCCGGCATCGCGGCGGTTAGAAAGTAA
- the gap gene encoding type I glyceraldehyde-3-phosphate dehydrogenase, whose amino-acid sequence MGTSLKIGINGFGRIGRLVFRQIYNMPGIDVVAINDLTSPAVLAHLLKYDSAQGRFGQDVKHTDNAIVVNGEEVKIYAQKDPSQIPWKNHDIDVVIECTGFFTDKAKAEAHITAGAKRVVISAPATGDLKTVVFNVNHDILDGSETVISCASCTTNCLAPMAKVMNDKFGIVTGLMTTIHAYTNDQNTLDAPHPKGDLRRARAAAANIVPNSTGAAKAIGLVLPELKGKLDGNAQRVPTITGSLTELTTILSKKVTAEEVNAAMKAAANESFGYTEDEIVSSDIIGIHFGSLFDATQTKVMTQGDVQMVKTVSWYDNEMSYVSQLVRTVKHFAGLISK is encoded by the coding sequence ATGGGAACTTCTCTTAAAATTGGTATTAATGGTTTCGGTCGCATCGGCCGCCTGGTCTTCCGCCAGATTTACAACATGCCCGGCATCGACGTGGTAGCGATTAACGACCTGACCAGCCCCGCGGTTTTGGCACATTTGCTGAAATATGACTCTGCACAAGGTAGATTTGGACAGGACGTGAAGCACACCGACAACGCTATCGTTGTAAACGGCGAGGAAGTGAAGATATATGCCCAGAAAGATCCCTCCCAGATTCCCTGGAAAAACCACGATATCGACGTGGTAATCGAGTGCACCGGCTTCTTCACCGACAAAGCCAAAGCCGAAGCGCACATCACCGCCGGCGCTAAACGCGTGGTTATCTCCGCCCCCGCCACCGGCGACCTCAAAACCGTTGTATTCAACGTAAACCACGATATCCTGGATGGCTCCGAAACAGTTATCTCCTGCGCTTCCTGCACCACCAACTGTCTCGCCCCCATGGCAAAAGTAATGAACGATAAATTCGGCATCGTTACCGGCCTCATGACCACCATCCACGCCTACACCAACGACCAGAACACCCTCGACGCTCCGCACCCGAAAGGCGACCTCCGCCGCGCCCGCGCCGCAGCCGCCAACATCGTGCCCAACAGCACCGGCGCCGCTAAAGCCATCGGCCTCGTACTGCCCGAGCTGAAGGGTAAACTGGACGGTAACGCCCAACGCGTTCCCACCATCACCGGATCCCTCACCGAACTGACCACCATCCTCTCCAAAAAGGTAACGGCAGAAGAAGTGAACGCAGCCATGAAAGCCGCCGCTAACGAATCTTTCGGCTACACCGAAGACGAAATCGTAAGCTCCGACATCATCGGCATCCACTTCGGATCCCTGTTCGACGCAACACAGACCAAAGTGATGACGCAGGGCGACGTTCAAATGGTGAAAACCGTTTCCTGGTACGATAACGAAATGTCCTACGTTTCCCAGCTCGTACGCACCGTGAAGCACTTCGCAGGCCTGATCTCCAAATAA